AAACTTACGGGAGCGCTTCTCCAGCACCTCATGGCTGAGCCTGTTTACGAAGAAGAGGCTGGCCTGGGTACGTGCCAGGAAGAATACGGCAAATCCAAGTGTCAGGTTGCGCAGGTTCCCCAGCAGCTCCAATCCGTGCAGCGGGTTCTGCCACTGGCTGATTATCGGTCCTGCCGTACCCAGTCCCGCGATGTTACCCTTGCCCACGGTGAACTCCGATCCGGTAAAGAAGGTAGCCACCACCACTCCCAGCAGGAAGGTGCCGAGCAGTCCGTTAATGAAGAGGAACATGCGGTAGGTTGTAGCCCCGAAGATGTTACCCGGCTTCGACTGGAACTCATAGGATACCGCCTGCAGCACAAAGCAGAAGAGCAGGATCATCCATGCCCAGTAGGCGCCGCCGAAGCTGGTGGAATAGAAGAGCGGGAAAGATGCGAAGAAGGCCCCCCCGAAAGTGACCAGCGTGGTGAAGGTATATTCCCATTTTCTGCCGAGAGCATTTACCAGCAGCCTCTTCTCATCCTCTTTCCGTGAGAGGGAGTGGAGCATCGATTGACCTCCCTGCACAAAGAGCAGGAACACCAGCAGGCCACCCAACAGTGACATGATGAACCACCAATATTGTTGTAGAAATTCGTAAGTGATCATAATATTTATCTTTAAATCCGTTCAACCTTGATACAATCACGCTTTCAGCCCTTCACTGTCGGGTCCCTTTTTGATCTGCTTCACTATGATGGTCACCTCGGCAATCAGCAAACCGGTGAACAGCACCGCGAAGAGGATGAAGGTGGTGGCCACGTTATTTGCCGAGATGGCTGAGGAGGCAGCCTGTACCGGCAGGATATCCTGGATGGTCCAGGGTTGTCGTCCCACCTCGGCAACCACCCACCCCAGCTCGGAGGCAATGTAGGCCAACGGGAGGCTCCAGAGGGCCACATATTGCAGCCAGCGGTTTGTGACCATATCTTTTTTATACAGGAAATAAAGCATCACCATGAAGAAGAGAATGAAATACATCCCAATCATCACCATCAGGTGAAAGCTGTAGAAGGTAAGCGGTATGTTGGGGATGAGATCTTCCTCTGTTTCGAGGTAGCCATATCCGAAGTGGGCATAGTTCTCGCGCAGGATGGTCTCATGGTTGGCAGCATCTGCATCACGTCCCTCCTCCTTGGCCACCTGGTAGTCGGCCAGCGCCTGAATGGCCTTGAGTCCTCTCTCCCGGCGTTCCTGAAAGGAGAGCGCCGTGGTGCCGTCTTGAAGGGTGTAGCCACCCTCTACGATGTCCATGATGCCCGGCACAAAGGCGTTGATATCCCTGTATCCCAGAAGGGAGAGCAGCTTGGGCAGCTCTATCTTGAAGATGTAGGGATCCACCTCATCGTTGTAGTTTTTCCGTGCAGGGTTGAGCATCCCCACAGCCACCAGACCGGCACCCTCTGTGCCTTCATAAAGGCCCTCCATGGCTGCCAGCTTCATCGGCTGCTTCTGTGCCACGTGGTATGCCGAACCGTCGCCGGTAACCGCCAGCATGACGAAAGCCACCAGACCGACCAGTGAACCAATCTTCATGCTCTTCACCGCAAAATCGGTATGTCTCTTTTTCAGCAGGTACCATCCGGAGATGGCCACCACGAAGGCGGCACCCACGGCCCAGCAGGAGAAGGTGGTGTGCAGGAACTTGTTGTAGGCTACCGGTGAGAAAGCCACCGCCCAGAAGTCAACCATCTCATTGCGGACCGACTCGGGGTTGAACTCCATACCGATGGGATACTGCATCCAGGCGTTGGCCACCAGGATCCAGAAGGCAGAGAGAGAAGCACCCACAAATACCAGCCAGGTGGAAGCCAGGTGCATTTTTTTGCTGACCCTGTTCCAACCGAAAAACATGATAGAGACAAAGGTGGCTTCCATGAAGAAGGCCAGAATTCCTTCAATGGCGAGAGGAGCTCCAAAGATATCGCCCACGAACCAGCTGTAGTTCGACCAGTTGGTGCCGAACTGAAACTCGAGGATGATGCCTGTAGCTATACCGATGGCGAAATTGATGCCGAAGATCTTCTGCCAGAACTTGGTGGCATTCTTCCATTTCTCATCTCCTGTTTTGACGTAGAGACTCTCCATTATGGCCATGATGAGTCCCAGTCCAATGGTGAGCGGGACGAACAGCCAGTGATAGCTGGCCGTCAGCGCAAATTGCGCTCTCGACCAATTTACTGCAGATGCACTTAAAAGATCCATAGATGTTGGTTTATTTAGTTTTTTTATATTTGATTGGGTTCATTCGGATGCCGGCACTTTTTCATAAAGTTCCGTGCGGACATGTTCAGCCTTGTCGGCATCATTGTCGTAGTTGGTTTCCAAAACGTTCGGAAAAAAGAAGGGTTTGAGGATGAAAAACATGATCACCAGCTTCACGATTGCCACGATCCAGAGTGTTTTGCTCATGCGGCTCATGCTGGTGAAACCTGACCAGAACATGGTAAACCAGTTGTATTTTTTTGCTGTGATGTCTTTTTCCTTTTCCATAATTGCTGTGAGATGTGACGAAATGGTCAGCTTCACGCCTGCCCTATACCACCGATGGGTGGCAGAAAGCCGGGATCACTTTGAATGCGAATGGGACCGTTTTGTTGTTCAAACTTGTCGATGTTTTCTTTCAGGGCATGCAACAACCGTTTCGCATGTTCAGGTGTCAATATGATCCTTGACTTCACTTTTGCTTTCTGCATGCCGGGCACCATGCGGATGAAATCGACCACGAACTCCGATGCGGAGTGAGAGATGACGGCCAGGTTGGAGTATGTTCCCTGTGCAACCTCTTCGCTCAGTTCAATTTGTATCTGGGTCTCCTTGTTGTAATCTTCCATTGCGATGCTGTGATTCTGACGCTGTATAAAAATAATCTAAATAAGGCAAACAAAGAAAAATAATTTTTCCTTATCTGCAAAGGAAAAAGGGATAATCTTTCCCGATTGATCCCTTTTTCCGTGCCTCTCTGCAGCATCCCGGTAAAAACAGGATGCAGCCATGAAGATCGCTTACCAGTGAAGCTCCCTGTAAGGCAGATTGAGTGAATCGGCCACGCTCTTGTAGACCACCTCCCCGTCGAGGATGTTGAGTCCCTGCCTAAGGTCTTCAAATCGTTTGCATGCTTCTTCCCACCCATACTCTGCGAGCCTTATCACGTAGGGCATTGTGGCATTGGTCAAAGCACGCGTGGAGGTGATGGGTACCGCACCGGGTATGTTGGCCACACAATAGTGAATGATGCCATCAACCTCGAATATTGGGTCGGCGTGTGTCGTTGGCCGCGTTGTTTCGAAGCAACCACCCTGATCGACAGAGACATCAATCATCACCGTGCCGGGAGTCATTTCCTTGAGCATCTCACGCGACACCAGGTGGGGAGCCTTGGCTCCTACAATCAGTGTGGCCCCGATCACGAGATCGGCACTCCTGAGTGATTCTCTGATCGACATCTCGGTGGAATAAAGGGTCTTCACGTTGGCAGGCATCACCTCGGAGAGATAGCGCAGGCGGTTCAGGTTGATGTCCAGCATCTTCACGTTCGCACCAAGGCCGGCAGCCATCAGTGCTGCATTGTGACCCACCACACCGGCACCGATGATCATCACTTCGGCCGGATTGACACCCGGCACACCTCCCAGCAGCACACCTTTGCCTCCCTGTGGCTTTTCAAGGTATTTTGCCCCCTGCTGTACCGAGAGCCTTCCGGCCACCTCACTCATGGGGGTAAGCAACGGGAGTGCTTCCAGCTTGTCCATCACGGTCTCATAGGCGATGCAAACAGCTCCGCTGTCAATCATTGCCTGTGTCAACTGCTTGTTGGATGCGAAATGAAAGTAGGTAAACAAAATCTGACCTTTACGAATCAGGTTGTACTCTCTTTCCAGTGGTTCCTTCACCTTCACGATCATCTCTGCCGTGGCATATACATCTTCCATGGTGTCGAGGATCACTGCTCCTGCCATTTGGTAGCGCTCATCGGGCAGATTGCTCCCCACGCCGGCACCCTTCTGCAGGTAAACAGTATGTCCTCTGCGGGTCAGCTCCATCACCCCTGCGGGTGTCATGGCTACCCTACCCTCCAATACTTTGATCTCTTTCGGTATTCCAATAATCATAATAAAAAAATGTAAAGTGTTTGAAATTAATAATATTAGCTAAGGCGACTCATTCCGGCACCAGTATGCTCATTGCGGAAATCAGAGAGCGGTTAATGACCGTAGAGTACAAAAATAGAAAAAAAATAAAAAAAACAATCGGTTTGGATGATTTTATCGACTCCTTTTTTTACCGGTTATTTCGCTCACTGCAGACATCTTTTAGCACTCTTTGGGGAAATAATTTCATAAATTGCATTTTTAATCGTATTTTTGTGATATTATTTAGGTTTAAACTCCAATTTAAAAACAATAAGATCATGGTAAGTTATAAAGAACTGGGTCTCGTGAACTCAAAAGAGTTGTTCAAGAAAGCAGTAGACGGTGGTTATGCCATCCCCGCTTTCAACTTCAACAACATGGAACAGCTGCAGGCAATCGTATCAGCCTGTGTGGAAACCAAATCGCCCGTCATCCTGCAGGTATCGAGCGGTGCCCGCAAATATGCCAACCAAACGCTGCTGCGCTACATGGCACAGGGAGCCGTACAATATGCCAAGGAACTGGGTTATGAAATCCCCATCGTTTTGCACCTTGACCATGGTGACAGCTTTGAACTTTGCAAGGATTGCATCGACAGTGGCTTCTCATCGGTGATGATCGATGGTTCGCACCTTCCCTACGAAGAAAATATAGCCCTCACCAAAAAGGTGGTGGAATATGCACATCAGCACGATGTGACAGTAGAGGGTGAGCTGGGTGTACTGGCCGGCATCGAAGATGATGTAGTGGCTGAACACCACACCTATACCGAACCCGACGAAGTGGTAGACTTCGTATCACGTACCGGTGTTGACTCACTGGCTATCTCCATCGGCACCTCACACGGTGCGTTCAAGTTCACTCCCGAGCAGTGCACCCGCAATGAAGAAGGAGTGCTGGTACCACCACCATTGCGTTTCGACATCCTCGAAGAGATTGAAAAACGAATCCCCGGCTTCCCCATCGTGCTGCATGGCTCCTCTTCTGTGCCAATGCAATATGTTGAGACCATTAACAAGTATGGCGGAAAGCTAAGTGACTCCATCGGTATCCCCGAAGAGCAGTTACGCAAAGCAGCCAAGTCGGCTGTCTGCAAGATCAACATCGACTCAGACGGTCGTCTGGCAATGACCGCTGCCGTACGTGAAGTGTTTGCCAACAGCCCTGCAGAGTTCGACCCGCGTAAGTACCTGGGACCGGCACGTGAGGAGTTGAAAAAGCTCTACAAGCACAAGACAGAAAAGGTGTTGGGCAGTGCCGGAAAGGCATAACCCTCATCTCACTACATAAAGAAAGCGGCCTTCCCAAATGGGAGGGCCGCACTTTTTTGTGGTTTTCTCAAATAACTAGATAGATGTTTACATCCTGTTGCTCATCGCGGCAACCTCTTCGTTGAACGATGTCTCCCTGAGCAGCTCTTCAATGGAGAGATGCATCCGGTAGCGCCAGTAATGCTCAGGGTTTGCCGGGATGTTGATTCGTTCGGCCGAAGCATCGGGATTGCGGAGTGCGGCATCGAGCGACATCCAATCCTGCCAGGGCAGAATCACCCACATGGCCGATGAGTGGAGGTGTGAGGTGATGATCTTGTTGCATATCGCAATGGTACATTCATCCGGAGCAGCCCCATCCTGGTGGAGCACTTCGTTGTAATATCGTTGTGTCAACTCCCGGTTTTCGCCCCACCATTGGCGTATCGGTGACATGTCATGTGTAGAGGTGGTGCAGACTGAGTGATAAGGCAACCACTGCAGGTCGGTAAAAAGCACCTTGGGATCCTTGGGCATCCGCTGTATCTCCAGGCTGAGCATCTGCAACTCATGCATCACCGAGGGAACACAATCGGGCACCATTCCCAGGTCCTCCCCACAAACCAACATAGAGGTTGAAGCTATCAGCACCGGCAATTTACGCATCGCCTGTTCACGCCAGAAGTAGTTGTGGCGGTGATAGAAAAAGTCATCATAAAGACGATTGAACGCCTCTTTTACATGATCGTCCAGGTAGCGGTAAGAATAGGAATATTGAGCCGTGATGCGGGGGTGAAAACGATGCTGATCGAGCGGATCACGTACGAAGAGCACCTCCGTGCAAAGGGAATAAAGCCCGTCGCGCACCCGTACCGACTTCTCATCCTGCTCACCTTCAAATATTTGTTTAATTTTTCGTTGGGTATCGCAACACTCCTTCAAACGGAACAGCTGCCACCCTTTCACCTCGAGGTATTTCTCCTTTACCTCATCGGCATAGGGGCCAAA
This genomic window from Dysgonomonadaceae bacterium zrk40 contains:
- a CDS encoding DUF3467 domain-containing protein; translated protein: MEDYNKETQIQIELSEEVAQGTYSNLAVISHSASEFVVDFIRMVPGMQKAKVKSRIILTPEHAKRLLHALKENIDKFEQQNGPIRIQSDPGFLPPIGGIGQA
- the ald gene encoding alanine dehydrogenase encodes the protein MIIGIPKEIKVLEGRVAMTPAGVMELTRRGHTVYLQKGAGVGSNLPDERYQMAGAVILDTMEDVYATAEMIVKVKEPLEREYNLIRKGQILFTYFHFASNKQLTQAMIDSGAVCIAYETVMDKLEALPLLTPMSEVAGRLSVQQGAKYLEKPQGGKGVLLGGVPGVNPAEVMIIGAGVVGHNAALMAAGLGANVKMLDINLNRLRYLSEVMPANVKTLYSTEMSIRESLRSADLVIGATLIVGAKAPHLVSREMLKEMTPGTVMIDVSVDQGGCFETTRPTTHADPIFEVDGIIHYCVANIPGAVPITSTRALTNATMPYVIRLAEYGWEEACKRFEDLRQGLNILDGEVVYKSVADSLNLPYRELHW
- a CDS encoding DUF4492 domain-containing protein, giving the protein MFWSGFTSMSRMSKTLWIVAIVKLVIMFFILKPFFFPNVLETNYDNDADKAEHVRTELYEKVPASE
- a CDS encoding class II fructose-1,6-bisphosphate aldolase codes for the protein MVSYKELGLVNSKELFKKAVDGGYAIPAFNFNNMEQLQAIVSACVETKSPVILQVSSGARKYANQTLLRYMAQGAVQYAKELGYEIPIVLHLDHGDSFELCKDCIDSGFSSVMIDGSHLPYEENIALTKKVVEYAHQHDVTVEGELGVLAGIEDDVVAEHHTYTEPDEVVDFVSRTGVDSLAISIGTSHGAFKFTPEQCTRNEEGVLVPPPLRFDILEEIEKRIPGFPIVLHGSSSVPMQYVETINKYGGKLSDSIGIPEEQLRKAAKSAVCKINIDSDGRLAMTAAVREVFANSPAEFDPRKYLGPAREELKKLYKHKTEKVLGSAGKA
- a CDS encoding cytochrome ubiquinol oxidase subunit I; its protein translation is MDLLSASAVNWSRAQFALTASYHWLFVPLTIGLGLIMAIMESLYVKTGDEKWKNATKFWQKIFGINFAIGIATGIILEFQFGTNWSNYSWFVGDIFGAPLAIEGILAFFMEATFVSIMFFGWNRVSKKMHLASTWLVFVGASLSAFWILVANAWMQYPIGMEFNPESVRNEMVDFWAVAFSPVAYNKFLHTTFSCWAVGAAFVVAISGWYLLKKRHTDFAVKSMKIGSLVGLVAFVMLAVTGDGSAYHVAQKQPMKLAAMEGLYEGTEGAGLVAVGMLNPARKNYNDEVDPYIFKIELPKLLSLLGYRDINAFVPGIMDIVEGGYTLQDGTTALSFQERRERGLKAIQALADYQVAKEEGRDADAANHETILRENYAHFGYGYLETEEDLIPNIPLTFYSFHLMVMIGMYFILFFMVMLYFLYKKDMVTNRWLQYVALWSLPLAYIASELGWVVAEVGRQPWTIQDILPVQAASSAISANNVATTFILFAVLFTGLLIAEVTIIVKQIKKGPDSEGLKA
- the cydB gene encoding cytochrome d ubiquinol oxidase subunit II, which gives rise to MITYEFLQQYWWFIMSLLGGLLVFLLFVQGGQSMLHSLSRKEDEKRLLVNALGRKWEYTFTTLVTFGGAFFASFPLFYSTSFGGAYWAWMILLFCFVLQAVSYEFQSKPGNIFGATTYRMFLFINGLLGTFLLGVVVATFFTGSEFTVGKGNIAGLGTAGPIISQWQNPLHGLELLGNLRNLTLGFAVFFLARTQASLFFVNRLSHEVLEKRSRKFVLYNGLPFVVFFLIFLIWTLFSEGYAVDPLTKDVYLEKMKYLNNFIEMPLVMVLFLLGVVAVLYGIIRTVFSAEFKNGIWYAGAGTIVTVTMLLLIAGYNNTAYYPSSVDLQSSLTLQNSSSSEFTLSTMAVVSLLVPVVAAYIFYAWRALERKKLSLDDLNNDGHAY